In a genomic window of Helianthus annuus cultivar XRQ/B chromosome 10, HanXRQr2.0-SUNRISE, whole genome shotgun sequence:
- the LOC110885464 gene encoding serine/arginine-rich splicing factor SR30 isoform X2 — protein MGLSTRTLFVGNLPGDTIVKDVEDIFYKYGPIVEIDLKIPPRPPAFAFVEFEDARDAEDAIHGRDGYKFDGHHIRVKLAHGGRVSSSVDRYSNGGSRAGITRRTKYRVNVTGLPRSASWQDLKDHMRQAGDVCYSQVFYDREGMRGIVDYTNYDDMKHAIRTLDDSLFFNVFSKAYIQVEEYDRKHKYSRSRTQSPSHSHSRDSKSRRSRSRSISSPSRSESSLTPASRDMMGNRT, from the exons atGGGTCTCTCAACTCGTACTCTCTTTGTCGGTAACCTTCCTGGTGATACGATTGTAAAAGACGTGGAAGATATTTTTTACAAG TATGGACCCATTGTTGAAATTGACTTGAAAATTCCACCTAGACCCCCTGCTTTTGCCTTTGTAGAG TTTGAAGATGCTCGTGACGCTGAAGATGCCATTCATGGAAGGGACGGCTATAAGTTTGATGGTCACCACATACGA GTTAAACTTGCACATGGTGGGAGAGTTTCATCTTCTGTAGATCGCTACAGCAACGGTGGTAGTCGTGCAGGAATAACTAGGCGCACTAAGTATCGTG TTAATGTCACTGGATTACCTCGTTCTGCTTCATGGCAAGATCTGAAG GATCACATGCGTCAAGCGGGTGATGTTTGTTACTCTCAAGTTTTCTATGATCGCGAAG GAATGAGAGGGATTGTGGACTACACAAACTATGATGATATGAAACATGCG ATAAGGACGCTTGATGACTCACTTTTCTTTAACGTGTTTTCTAAGGCCTACATACAG GTAGAGGAGTATGATCGAAAGCACAAATACTCTAGAAGCCGAACTCAGAGTCCAAGTCACAGCCATAGCCGTGATAGCAAGAGCAGGAG GTCTCGATCCAGATCTATTTCTTCACCGTCACGTTCTGAATCATCACTTACTCCAGCTTCAag GGACATGATGGGGAATCGAACATGA
- the LOC110885464 gene encoding serine/arginine-rich splicing factor SR30 isoform X1 produces the protein MGLSTRTLFVGNLPGDTIVKDVEDIFYKYGPIVEIDLKIPPRPPAFAFVEFEDARDAEDAIHGRDGYKFDGHHIRVKLAHGGRVSSSVDRYSNGGSRAGITRRTKYRVNVTGLPRSASWQDLKDHMRQAGDVCYSQVFYDREGMRGIVDYTNYDDMKHAIRTLDDSLFFNVFSKAYIQVEEYDRKHKYSRSRTQSPSHSHSRDSKSRSYSPMKNYSRRSRSRSISSPSRSESSLTPASRDMMGNRT, from the exons atGGGTCTCTCAACTCGTACTCTCTTTGTCGGTAACCTTCCTGGTGATACGATTGTAAAAGACGTGGAAGATATTTTTTACAAG TATGGACCCATTGTTGAAATTGACTTGAAAATTCCACCTAGACCCCCTGCTTTTGCCTTTGTAGAG TTTGAAGATGCTCGTGACGCTGAAGATGCCATTCATGGAAGGGACGGCTATAAGTTTGATGGTCACCACATACGA GTTAAACTTGCACATGGTGGGAGAGTTTCATCTTCTGTAGATCGCTACAGCAACGGTGGTAGTCGTGCAGGAATAACTAGGCGCACTAAGTATCGTG TTAATGTCACTGGATTACCTCGTTCTGCTTCATGGCAAGATCTGAAG GATCACATGCGTCAAGCGGGTGATGTTTGTTACTCTCAAGTTTTCTATGATCGCGAAG GAATGAGAGGGATTGTGGACTACACAAACTATGATGATATGAAACATGCG ATAAGGACGCTTGATGACTCACTTTTCTTTAACGTGTTTTCTAAGGCCTACATACAG GTAGAGGAGTATGATCGAAAGCACAAATACTCTAGAAGCCGAACTCAGAGTCCAAGTCACAGCCATAGCCGTGATAGCAAGAGCAGGAG TTACTCTCCCATGAAAAACTATTCCCGCAGGTCTCGATCCAGATCTATTTCTTCACCGTCACGTTCTGAATCATCACTTACTCCAGCTTCAag GGACATGATGGGGAATCGAACATGA